The following are from one region of the Longimicrobiaceae bacterium genome:
- the secG gene encoding preprotein translocase subunit SecG translates to MYYLLLTLLVLDAFLLATVVLLQAGKGGGLAAMGAAGAGTDSIFGSRQATTLLTKATWWTGGIFLVLCFVLSLMSGGSTHSSSILREGLQPPASSPTVPTTSEVAPLQPSGEAGGEAGASEGASSDESGGGAPSGSGALEGEQ, encoded by the coding sequence GTGTACTATCTGCTGCTGACGCTGCTGGTCCTGGACGCGTTCCTGCTGGCCACGGTCGTGCTCCTGCAGGCCGGTAAGGGCGGAGGCCTGGCCGCAATGGGGGCGGCGGGAGCCGGGACGGATTCCATTTTTGGCAGCCGTCAGGCGACCACGCTGCTGACGAAAGCTACGTGGTGGACAGGGGGGATCTTCCTGGTCCTCTGCTTTGTGCTCTCGCTGATGTCGGGAGGGTCCACCCATTCGAGCTCGATCCTGCGGGAGGGGCTGCAGCCCCCGGCCTCATCGCCCACCGTTCCGACGACGTCGGAGGTCGCGCCGCTGCAGCCCTCTGGCGAGGCCGGGGGCGAGGCGGGCGCTTCCGAAGGGGCGTCGAGTGATGAGAGCGGCGGCGGCGCCCCGAGTGGGTCGGGTGCCCTCGAGGGCGAGCAGTAA
- the tpiA gene encoding triose-phosphate isomerase, translating into MLRTPIIAGNWKMHMGPREAESFISAFLAAYPGTRDRTVALFPPAISLGAAIAAASGRGEIVFGVQNIHWEAKGAFTGETSAPMAAEAGARLVLVGHSERRHLFGETNEDTRRKVGAALQAGLSPVLCVGELLEEREAGRAVAVVEEQLRAVYEDLEAGDAARVVIAYEPVWAIGTGRTAAPSDAREMHAAVRGYLARRYDQDLAARIPILYGGSVKPENAAELLAEDGVDGLLVGGASLDPQGFARICAVPA; encoded by the coding sequence ATGCTACGGACGCCGATCATCGCGGGGAACTGGAAGATGCACATGGGGCCCCGGGAGGCGGAGAGCTTCATCTCCGCCTTCCTGGCGGCGTATCCCGGCACGAGGGACCGCACGGTGGCGCTCTTTCCCCCGGCGATCTCCCTCGGCGCCGCGATCGCGGCGGCCAGCGGCCGCGGAGAGATCGTCTTCGGGGTGCAGAACATCCACTGGGAAGCAAAGGGAGCTTTCACCGGCGAGACGTCCGCCCCGATGGCGGCGGAAGCCGGGGCTCGGCTGGTCCTGGTGGGTCACAGTGAGCGACGACATCTCTTTGGCGAGACCAACGAGGATACGCGCCGGAAGGTAGGCGCCGCCTTGCAGGCGGGCCTCTCACCGGTACTGTGCGTGGGGGAGCTGCTGGAGGAGCGCGAGGCCGGCCGGGCCGTGGCGGTTGTGGAGGAGCAGCTCCGCGCCGTCTACGAAGACCTGGAGGCTGGCGATGCGGCCCGCGTCGTCATCGCCTATGAGCCGGTCTGGGCGATCGGAACCGGACGCACCGCAGCGCCGTCCGACGCTCGAGAGATGCACGCAGCGGTGCGAGGTTACCTGGCCCGCCGCTACGATCAGGACCTGGCCGCCCGCATCCCGATTCTATATGGCGGAAGCGTGAAGCCGGAGAACGCGGCCGAGTTGCTCGCCGAAGACGGGGTCGACGGCCTCCTGGTCGGGGGTGCCAGCCTGGATCCGCAAGGATTTGCTCGCATCTGCGCGGTTCCTGCTTGA
- a CDS encoding phosphoglycerate kinase encodes MDRLTLKDLDESAVRGRRVVVRVDYNVPLDDRQEVTDDTRIRATLPTLEWLTSRGARVVLLSHLGRPKGRPVPEMSLRPAAQRLASLVSQKVDFLGESVGEGAVQATRELRDGDILVLENTRFHAGEEKNDPELSRQFADLGDVYVNDAFGAAHRAHSSTAGIAEVIRERGGWAAAGLLMERELAYLGGALENARRPFVAILGGAKISGKIDVIEALLPKVDRLLIGGAMANTFFRAQGKSTGSSLVEEERLSMANDLLARSGEKLVLPSDLVVARAMEPGVETRVVPVDGVEEGWMALDIGPETAERFAAIIRDGGTVLWNGPMGVAEIAEFRGGTERVANALVEATRAGATTVVGGGDSAAAIAELGLADQVSHVSTGGGASLEFLEGKTLPGVAALSPRNEGPR; translated from the coding sequence ATGGACCGATTGACCCTGAAGGACCTGGATGAGAGCGCGGTCCGGGGTCGCCGGGTGGTCGTCCGGGTGGACTACAACGTTCCCCTGGACGACCGCCAGGAGGTGACGGACGATACCCGCATCCGGGCCACGCTCCCGACCCTCGAGTGGCTGACCTCGCGCGGCGCCCGAGTGGTGCTCCTCTCGCACCTCGGCCGCCCGAAGGGGAGGCCCGTGCCCGAAATGTCGCTGCGGCCCGCGGCGCAGCGGCTGGCCTCGCTGGTGAGTCAGAAGGTCGACTTCCTTGGTGAGTCGGTGGGCGAGGGGGCCGTGCAGGCGACCCGTGAGCTCCGCGACGGCGATATCCTCGTGCTGGAGAATACGCGCTTTCATGCGGGCGAGGAAAAGAACGACCCGGAGTTGTCGCGCCAGTTCGCCGATCTCGGCGACGTATACGTCAACGACGCTTTCGGGGCGGCGCACCGGGCGCACTCCTCCACCGCCGGCATCGCGGAGGTAATCCGTGAGCGGGGAGGCTGGGCCGCAGCAGGCCTGCTGATGGAGCGCGAGCTAGCCTACCTCGGCGGTGCGCTGGAGAACGCGCGGCGGCCTTTCGTGGCCATCCTGGGCGGGGCAAAAATCTCCGGAAAGATCGACGTGATCGAAGCGCTCCTTCCCAAGGTGGATCGCCTGCTGATCGGCGGCGCGATGGCCAACACCTTCTTCCGCGCTCAGGGGAAGAGCACCGGCTCTTCGCTGGTTGAGGAGGAGCGCCTGTCCATGGCGAACGACCTGCTGGCGCGCTCCGGAGAGAAGCTGGTCCTTCCCAGCGACCTGGTTGTGGCGCGCGCCATGGAGCCGGGCGTCGAAACCCGGGTGGTGCCGGTCGACGGCGTGGAGGAGGGCTGGATGGCCCTCGACATCGGGCCCGAGACGGCGGAGCGTTTTGCGGCAATCATTCGCGACGGTGGAACGGTGCTGTGGAACGGGCCGATGGGGGTCGCAGAGATCGCGGAGTTCCGCGGCGGCACCGAGCGCGTCGCCAATGCCCTGGTGGAGGCGACCCGGGCGGGCGCGACCACAGTAGTTGGGGGCGGTGACTCCGCCGCGGCCATCGCGGAGCTGGGCCTGGCGGACCAGGTCTCCCACGTCTCCACCGGTGGCGGTGCCTCGCTCGAGTTTCTGGAAGGGAAGACCCTGCCGGGTGTGGCGGCGCTGAGCCCGCGCAACGAGGGGCCCCGCTGA
- the gap gene encoding type I glyceraldehyde-3-phosphate dehydrogenase — MAIRVAINGFGRIGRNILRAAKKAGVTDLDFVAVNDLTDPRTLAHLLRYDSVHGAYPGTVEAGESSLTVDGDEIRVFAEKDPGSLPWKDLGVDIVIESTGRFTKREDAAKHLEGGARKVIISAPAKNEDVTIVLGVNEEKYDPANHHIISNASCTTNCLAPVVKVLLDEFGFRRGFMTTVHSYTNDQQILDLPHKDIRRARAAGLSIIPTTTGAAKATSLVIPEVKGKLDGVSMRVPTPDVSIVDLACELEKDVTIDDVNQAFKAAAQGHLKGILDYTDEQLVSVDFIGNANSAIVDGPSTNVVAGLVKVMAWYDNEWGYSNRCVDLARYVAERL; from the coding sequence ATGGCGATACGTGTTGCAATCAACGGATTTGGCCGCATCGGCCGGAACATCCTGCGGGCCGCTAAGAAGGCAGGGGTGACGGATCTGGACTTCGTTGCCGTCAACGACCTGACTGATCCCCGCACGCTGGCGCACCTTCTCCGTTACGACTCCGTGCACGGCGCTTATCCGGGCACGGTCGAGGCGGGTGAATCTTCGCTGACCGTCGATGGGGACGAGATCCGGGTCTTCGCGGAGAAGGATCCCGGCAGCCTTCCCTGGAAGGACCTGGGCGTAGATATCGTGATCGAGTCGACCGGCCGCTTCACCAAGCGGGAGGACGCCGCCAAGCACCTGGAGGGCGGCGCGCGCAAGGTCATCATCTCGGCGCCCGCGAAGAACGAGGACGTGACGATCGTGCTCGGGGTCAACGAGGAGAAGTACGACCCGGCCAATCATCACATCATCTCGAACGCGAGCTGCACCACCAACTGCCTGGCGCCCGTCGTCAAGGTCCTGCTGGACGAATTCGGCTTCCGTCGCGGCTTCATGACGACGGTTCATTCATACACGAACGACCAGCAGATCCTCGATCTACCGCACAAGGACATCCGTCGTGCGCGCGCGGCGGGGCTGTCGATCATCCCCACCACGACCGGTGCGGCGAAGGCCACCTCGCTGGTCATCCCCGAGGTGAAGGGGAAGCTGGACGGCGTGTCGATGCGCGTCCCGACGCCCGACGTCTCGATCGTCGACCTCGCCTGCGAGCTGGAGAAGGACGTCACCATCGACGATGTGAACCAGGCGTTCAAGGCGGCTGCCCAGGGGCACCTGAAGGGCATCCTCGACTACACCGATGAGCAGCTTGTCTCGGTGGACTTCATCGGCAACGCCAACTCGGCGATCGTGGACGGTCCGTCGACGAACGTCGTGGCGGGGCTGGTGAAGGTCATGGCCTGGTACGACAACGAGTGGGGCTATTCCAACCGGTGCGTCGACCTCGCCCGTTACGTGGCCGAGCGGCTCTGA
- a CDS encoding ComF family protein, with protein MRSAFVLEGPAHRLVHGLKYGGWHCLASLMGGRMAAVWLGRETEEEVEMLVPVPLSGVRLRQRGYNQAGLLAEVVCRIRGLQCRPDVLVRSRSTESQTTLHPAERRANVAGAFRVPAESVGAIRGRHLLVVDDVWTTGATTLACADALLGAGARAVSVLTFARALPELRR; from the coding sequence TTGCGGTCCGCGTTCGTCCTCGAAGGACCGGCCCACCGCCTCGTTCACGGGCTCAAATACGGGGGGTGGCACTGCCTGGCCTCGCTCATGGGGGGTCGCATGGCCGCGGTGTGGCTCGGACGTGAGACGGAGGAGGAGGTGGAGATGCTCGTGCCGGTGCCGCTGAGCGGCGTACGACTGCGGCAGCGGGGGTACAACCAGGCTGGGCTGCTGGCGGAGGTAGTCTGCCGAATCCGGGGCCTCCAGTGCCGGCCGGATGTGCTGGTGCGAAGCCGGTCCACCGAGTCCCAGACGACCTTGCATCCGGCAGAACGCCGGGCTAACGTAGCGGGCGCTTTCCGGGTCCCTGCGGAGAGCGTCGGAGCGATCCGGGGGCGGCACCTCCTCGTGGTGGACGACGTGTGGACGACAGGGGCAACCACTCTCGCCTGCGCGGATGCGCTACTCGGGGCAGGAGCCCGCGCAGTCAGCGTGCTCACCTTTGCGAGAGCGCTGCCAGAGCTGCGCCGGTGA
- a CDS encoding shikimate dehydrogenase: MTDLPTSATRLIALLGNPVAHSISPIFQNAAFRHAGVDGVYLALRCEGAAVPGLLRGIALAGGGGNVTVPHKEVAAQAVDEPTEAVRRTGACNTFWSEGDRIRGDNTDVVGSARAIEALLGGSAAGARVLLVGSGGAARAALAALADGGAGEVVLLNRTRGRAEALAALFHDAPFRARVAEREEELPDGSFDLAINTTPLGLHARDSLPLSDRLIDRLRAGFDMVYRNGGTEWVRRLQAAGIPAADGREMLLWQGAAAFERWWRIPAPLEVMRAAIEAATRAL; the protein is encoded by the coding sequence GTGACGGACCTCCCCACTTCGGCGACGCGCCTGATCGCCCTGCTCGGGAATCCCGTCGCCCATTCGATCTCCCCCATCTTCCAGAACGCCGCTTTCCGCCACGCCGGCGTCGACGGCGTCTACCTGGCGCTGCGCTGCGAAGGGGCCGCCGTTCCCGGGCTGCTGCGAGGGATCGCGCTGGCCGGGGGAGGGGGCAACGTCACCGTGCCGCACAAGGAGGTGGCTGCCCAGGCCGTCGATGAGCCGACCGAGGCGGTGCGGCGGACGGGCGCCTGCAACACCTTCTGGTCCGAGGGCGACCGCATCCGCGGCGACAACACCGACGTGGTGGGCTCGGCTCGCGCCATCGAGGCACTGCTGGGGGGCTCGGCCGCGGGCGCCCGCGTTCTCCTGGTGGGGAGCGGCGGCGCGGCGCGGGCGGCCCTGGCCGCGCTTGCGGACGGCGGCGCCGGCGAGGTCGTCCTCCTGAACCGCACGCGCGGCCGGGCCGAGGCGCTCGCGGCCCTCTTCCACGATGCCCCCTTCCGGGCGAGGGTCGCGGAGCGGGAGGAGGAGCTTCCGGACGGAAGCTTCGATCTCGCCATCAACACCACTCCGCTCGGACTGCACGCCCGGGACTCTCTTCCGCTCTCCGACAGGCTTATCGACCGTCTGCGCGCCGGCTTCGACATGGTGTATCGCAACGGGGGCACGGAATGGGTGCGGCGGCTGCAGGCGGCCGGGATTCCCGCCGCGGACGGCCGCGAGATGCTCCTCTGGCAGGGCGCCGCCGCGTTCGAGCGCTGGTGGCGCATTCCCGCGCCCCTGGAGGTGATGCGTGCGGCGATCGAGGCGGCCACGCGGGCTCTCTGA